AACGGTTCTCAAAAAATGTTGGTGGTGCGAAACATGTTCGTGCTGCTGGTGATGATGTGCGCCGGTTTTTTTCAAGCCGGTTCAGCCATGGCTGCCAATAGTGGTAAAGATCCACTTTCGGCGCTGACATACCGTATGGCAGGCGATGATCTGCGGATGCGCGTCGTCGTCATGTTCGACCGTGAGCCTGAATATTCGACACTCATGTTCGGCAATCCGCATCGTCTCGTCTTTGACCTTCCTGAAACGCGTTTCGGTTTCGATGAGAAAAGTTTGGCGGCGAGGGGGCTTGTCTCTCATGTGCGTTATGGGCTCGTCGGAAATCACCGTTCTCGCCTCATTCTAACGCTGCGTGGCCCGTTCAGCGTCGAAAACATTCAAGTAATCAAGAACGAAACCGCTCCGGGCTATCGCCTTGTTGCGGATATTGTCGCGTCATCAGATCGAGAGTTTGCTGCAAAGCTCGCATCGCAACACGATGTCACCGGATCAACCGAACGAAAACAGGGTAATGGGAATGCAGCTCTCTTATCGGAGTCTGGCGGCGCGCGACCGTTTATTGTGATGGTCGATCCCGGTCATGGCGGCATCGACAGTGGTGCGGAAAGCCTAAGCGGTATTAAAGAAAAAGATTTGACCCTCGCTTTCGGGCAAGAGTTGCGTGATCGCCTGGCGAAGGAAAAGAACATCAAGGTGTTGATGACCCGTGACGACGACACTTTCCTGCGTCTTTCGGAGCGTGTGCGTCTGGCGCGTCAGCAAGAAGCCGATCTCTTCATTTCGATTCATGCCGACACCATCAATCAAACCGATATCCGTGGCGCAACGGTCTATACCATTTCTGACAAGGCATCTGACTCTGTCGCTCGCGCCATGGCTGAACGCGAAAACAAGTCCGATAGTGTTGGCGGCGCTGTTCCCGAAGAGTTGCCGGAAGTTGCTGACATCCTGCTAGACCTTACCCGGCGCGAGACACACACATTTTCATTGAGCTTTGCCGAGAAGGTTATCAGTTCTCTTCAGGGGGAAGTGAACCTGATCAATAACCCGCATCGCTTTGCCGGGTTTCAGGTTCTGCGAGCTCCCGATGTGCCGTCGGTGCTGATTGAAATTGGCTATCTTTCCAATGCAGAAGACGAGAAACTGATCAGCAATCCTGAGTGGCGTCGTAAGCTGGCTGATAGGATTGCTCGGGCGATAAAGTCATTTGAAGCACAAAAGCACCCGGACACTTTGTCAAAAGGGTAGAATTATGTAATGTTTAGTGGGGCTTCATATTTATCCCTGCTTATAAGATGCATGGTTGCAACAGTTTCACGTATTTTTGTCGTTGCCCTGCGTTTGCATGCGTTAAATTGGTAAAAACACGGAAACGATCTTGCCTTTGACGCATTTGATGGTCACTAAACCAGCTGTTGCCATGCGGCATTAATCGACGGGCACTTGTTTTGACTGCTCCCTTAATTTTGCGAATGATCTGAAGGCAGGATTCCGGATTTATGGTAAGGCTTATCGGATATTTCTTCGGGATTGGAACCGTTCTGGCGCTTCTGGTAGCCGGGGCTGTTGCTATCTATATTGGAAGCCTCACAAAGGAACTGCCCGATTACGAAGTGCTCGCAAAATACGAGCCTCCTGTGATGACGCGCGTCCATGCATCGGACGGTAGCCTCATGGCGGAATTCGCGCGCGAACGCCGCATGTATCTGCCGATCCAGGCTGTGCCAAATCGCGTTAAGGCCGCTTTCATCTCCGCCGAAGACAAGACTTTCTACGAGCATCATGGCCTCGATTTTGGTGGCCTCGCTCGTGCAGTTCTGACCAATGTGAAAAACATGGGTTCTGGCCGTCGCCCGGTCGGCGCGTCCACGATTACCCAGCAGGTCGCAAAGAACTTCCTTCTAAGCTCGAACCAGACATATGACCGCAAGATCAAAGAAGCGATTCTTGCGATGCGTATTGAGCAGGCCTATTCCAAGGACCGCATTCTGGAGCTTTACCTTAACGAGATTTTCTTCGGCTTGGGCGCATATGGTATTGCCAGCGCGGCGCTCACCTATTTTGACAAATCAGTTGGCGAATTGAGCATTGCCGAAACAGCTTATCTGGCTGCTCTCCCGAAAGGTCCGAACAATTACCATCCGTTCCGTTTCCCAGATCGCGCGATTGAACGCCGCAATTGGGTCATCGATCGTATGGCTGAAAACGGCTACATCACCACACAGGAAGCTGAAGAAGCCAAGAAAGAACCTCTTGGTGTGAAGACGCGTACGGCAACGCATTACCTGTTCGCATCCGAATATTTCAGCGAAGAAGTGCGCCGCCAGATCATTCAGAAATACGGCGTTGATGCACTTTATGAAGGTGGCTTGTCGGTTCGTACGACGCTCAATCCAACCATGCAGGTCGAAGCGCGCAAGTCGCTGCAGACAGCATTGCTTCGTTACGACGAGGCACGCGGCTGGCGCGGACCTTTGAAGCACGCTGAACTTGGCAGTGACTGGGCCACGGCTTTCGGTGATTTGCAGGCCTATCCTGATGTGCCTGAGTGGCAGCTGGCTGTTGTCCTGAACGTTTCGGCAGCTGGCGCTGACATTGGTCTTCAGCCCGATGTCGAAGGTTCGGGTTCGCGCAGCAAAGAGCGTACGCGCGCATTTATCGCTGCTGATGACATGAAATGGGCAATGCGCGTCACCAATATTGGTGGCAAGCGCGGCAGTGCAAAATCTCCAGAAGGCGTTCTGAATACTGGTGATATTGTCTATGTCTCAAAAATCGGCGACGGCGAATCCCGTTTCCGTCTCCAGCAGCCGCCAAAGCTGCAGGGTGCACTTGTTGCTATGGACCCGCATACTGGCCGTGTTCTGTCGATGGTTGGCGGTTTCTCCTTTGGAGAATCTGAGTTTAACCGCGCAACACAGGCCTATCGTCAGCCGGGATCGTCGTTCAAGCCGTTCGTCTATGCTGCTGCTCTCGATAATGGCTACACGCCAGCCTCCGTTGTTCTGGATGGTCCGCTCGAAGTTAATCAGGGTGGTGCGCTTGGCGTATGGGCTCCGAAAAACTATTCGGGCAAGTTCTCAGGTCCTTCGACCCTTCGTTACGGTATCGAACAGTCGCGTAACGTCATGACCGTGCGTCTTGCACAGGACATGGGTATGAAAACTGTTGCGGAATATGCAGAGCGTTTCGGTATCTATGACAAGATGCTGCCGGTTCTGTCTATGGCGCTTGGTGCTGGTGAAACGACTGTCTTGCGTATGGTTACGGCTTATTCCGTCATCGCAAATGGCGGACAGAGCATTACACCTTCGATGATCGACCGTATTCAGGATCGCTACGGCAAGACCGTCTTCAAGCATGATGCGCGTCAGTGTGAAGGCTGCAACGCCCAGCAATGGTCAAATCAGGAAGAGCCTACTCTGATCGATAATCGCGATCAGGTGCTCGATCCGATGACCGCCTATCAGATTACATCGATGATGGAAGGCGTTGTGCAGCGCGGTACAGCACAGCTTCTTAAGAGCCTTGATCGTCCGCTTGCTGGTAAGACCGGCACGACGAATGACGAAAAAGACGCTTGGTTTGTCGGTTTCACGCCTGATCTGGTTGTCGGTGTTTTCATGGGCTATGACACACCGACCCCGCTTGGTCGCGGTGGCACAGGTGGTGGTCTGGCAGCGCCTGTCTTTAAAGAGTTCATGGGCCAGGCCCTGGCTGGAACTCCTAAGGTCGATTTCCGTGTTCCGGAAGGCATGACGCTGATTGCGATCAATCGCAAGACGGGTATGCGCACCAACAAGGGCGATCCGAACCTCATTATGGAAGCGTTCAAGCCCGGAACCGGACCGTCCGACACTTACTCCGTTATCGGTATGGACCAGTATCGTGAAGGATCGCCAGTTCAGCCACAATCGCCACAGGCGACCCGCGCAATCAATTCGGGTTCTGGCGGACTTTACTGACCTATCCCTCTTTACACTGCGTCGCGTGCTAATTATGGTCCGCGGCGCTTGAAAGGCTTTTACGCCTTCTTGCGTAGAGGTAGAGCGCTTTGCTTTGATGCGATGCGCTTCGGAACAAAATTGCTCGCAGTGCGAGTTTCTGTTCTCTCTCCATTTTCGAATGACTTATTGAAGGAACGATTTGCCCATGCGCGCGGAAATCGAGACGTTGGTTGACGAAATCCAGCAGGCCATAAGCCTGCTGAGGAGGCATCTTTGACTGGGATCAGGCAATAAAACGTCTGGGCTATCTGAATCAGAGAGCTGAAGACCCAACGCTATGGAATGATGCACAGGAAGCGCAGAAGCTGATGCGTGAGCGCCAGCAGCTGGAAGACAGCATCAACGGCATTAACACGCTGAAGCAGACGCTCAATGACAGTGTCGAACTCATCGCCATGGGCGAAGAGGAAGGCGACAAGTCGATTATTGCTGACGCGGAAAACACAATCCGCGAGTTGAAGCAGGAAGTCGACAGCCGACAAATCGATATGTTGCTTTCCGGTGAAGCGGATGCGAACGATACCTACCTTGAAGTGCATGCCGGTGCAGGCGGTACGGAAAGTCAGGATTGGGCATCCATGCTTCTGCGCATGTATACCCGTTGGGCCGAACGCAGTGGGCGCAAGGTTGAGGTGATGGAAGTGCATTACGGCGAAGAAGCCGGCATCAAATCAGCATCGATTCTTATCAAAGGTCACAATTCCTACGGTATGGCAAAGACGGAATCCGGCGTTCATCGTCTGGTGCGTATTTCGCCTTACGATTCGAACGCGCGTCGTCATACTTCGTTTGCGAGTATCTGGGTTTATCCTGTTATCGATGACAACATTGATGTGCAGGTGACTGAAGCCGATGTACGCATCGATACCTACCGCGCTTCGGGTGCAGGTGGCCAGCACGTCAATACAACGGATTCGGCTGTGCGTATCACGCATATCGCAACCGGCATTGTAGTGCAGTGTCAGGCAGAACGTTCGCAGCACAAGAACCGTGAAAAAGCATGGTCAATGTTGCGCGCTCGTCTTTACGAAAATGAGCTGAAAAAGCGCGAAGAAGCGACTGATGCGGCTAATGCCAACAAAACCGAGATCGGTTGGGGTCATCAGATACGCTCTTACGTTTTACAGCCTTATCAGCTTGTAAAAGACTTGCGTACCGGCGTTGAAAGCACCAATCCGCAGGAAGTGCTTGATGGCGCTGTAACACCATTCATGGAAGCAGCACTTGCTCACCGCATCCATGGCGGCGCTGAACTCATTGAAGATATCGATTGATATTTTTGAGAACGTGTTCTGAAAAAAACCCGGCCTTGAGCCGGGTTTTTTGTACCCGAGTCAAAGAGCCATATTGTGAACGGTTGCCGTTCACGAATCCTTTGAAGCAGTGCCTCCTGCATCGGCGCGCGGTTTATATGCGCGAGGACCGGTGATGATCGGGTCTACACTCTGAATGCTGATCGCATCTCCGGGAACCAACAGTTCCTGCTGAGCTGAAATGTTAGGCACTGATTCCGTTGGCTTTTCGGGTAGCGGCTGCATGACAGCTGGCTTTTTCAGCACGGATGCAAGCCTGCTGGCCGGCTCATTAAAACCTTTTCGGCTTTCTGCGGTGTCATGCATGTTTATATAGACGCCAGCACCAAGACTTGCGGTGAAGATCGTTGCACCTAATGTGGCCAAGCTTGCACGCATCGTGAAGAAACTGAGGCGTTTGATAGGCGTAGAAGACGCGATAACATCAGTGAGATGTTTATCGCGGCTTGTCGTCTTTAGCCCCTTCGACTTCTGCACCATGCCGCAGTCTTCTCATTCCAGATCGTTGATTCGATTGCATGTTATCATGGTTAACAAAGCTTTTCCGAAGCTTTAGTCGTATGCATTTTCCACGGAATGGACGGGAAAAACTTGCGGTAGTTTCAGTTGTCAGGCTGGTCAGAGCGCGCGGGCGACCTCAAGGACGACTTCCGCATGGCCTGCCACTTTTACTTTTTCCCACACGTGCGCAATACGTCCTTCCACATCGATCAGGAAGGTCGCGCGTTCCACGCCCATATATTTGCGCCCATACATGCTCTTTTCGACCCACACACCATATGCTTCGAGAGCCGTTCTGTCTTCATCGGCTGCCAGATCGACAGTTAGTTCATGTTTCTTGCGAAACTTCGCATGCTTCTCTGCGCTGTCGGGTGAAAGTCCGATCACGCGAGCGCCAATTTTGTCAAATTCTGGCTTCAGCTGAGAGAAGGCAATGGCTTCTTTAGTGCAACCAGACGTGTCATCTTTTGGATAAAAATAAAGAACGACTGGTTTGCCTTTGAGTGACGACAAGGTAATCGTGTCGCTATCCGATGGCAAAGTGAAGTCTGGTGCCAGATCTCCAACTTGGGGACGAGCCATATCTGCGCCTTTCTTTTATGGATAAACGGGGAAACTGCCTGTTACACTTCGAGCTATCGCATTCGGGCTGGGCTTGTGCAACTGCTCAAGCGCACCCGGTTTGACTTGATGACGTGCAGCGATGACATGTCAATCAAGCTGATCAGCGGTCGTGCTGAAATGAAGAAGCTTAATAAAAGCAGAGTGATAACAAGTTTTTGTAATCCGCCTTGTAAGGGTGACCATTTGAGGAAATTAGATGTTCGGCTGGAATATTGACAGATAAACCGCGCAAAATCCGCTTTAGCAAGCGTGAATTGAAGAGAATCGAACGCCTCGCAGCCGAAGGCGCGGATGGCATTGTGCTTCCTTCAATGCGCTCCCGGCGCTCGTTTATGTCGTGGTGTTCCCACGCTTTTCTTTCCTTGTGCATCGTTCTTGTGCTGATTGGTGGTGTGGGTTTTGTGGTATTGCGCGGGGGCGTGAACAGCGATCTCTTGCGTGATGAAGCCCAGAAAAGCTTGAGCGGAATTCTCGGCCAGGATGCCTCAGCCACAATCGGCAGCGCCGGATTGTCGCTCGATCAGAATAGTCTTGTTGCGATGGAGGCGAGGGATGTTTCGATCGTCGATCCGAAACAAGGCATCGAAATCAAGAATATCAAGTCTGTACGCCTTGGTTTAGCGCCTTTGCCACTGCTGACAGGCAAAGTCCGCGTCGCTGAACTTGAAGTAGACGGCGCTTCTTTCGATCTGCCTGAGCAGGAAGGTGCCGGTTTCTGGAAATCTCTCCCGTATGACAAGCGGGGCTACATCGATTTTGACGCGGTTTCCGAAGAGCTGTTCTCAACTATGCGGCGCAATCTGGAATTGCTGCGCGATCAAAACACCCAAGCCATCGGACTGCTGAACACAACAATTTGTTTCAAGACTGGCGACACACAGCAAAGCATAGTGGTGCAGAAGCTGCGTTTGGTCGAAAATTCTGGAAAGATTTCGGTTCAGGGTAGCGTTATTTGGCAGAACAAGACGATCACGGTTGATGGCAGCATTGATCGTAAAGGGCATGAAAACGATCTGGATGCGTTCCAAATCAAGGTCAGTAATTTGCCCATTGACCTTAGATCGCCAGAAGAGGTTGCGCCGGTTATCGATGGTAATCGCGTTAATCCCGCGCATTTCGATCTGAACGGTAAAGCCAGCCTTGCTATATCGGGTAGAGCCGCCAATGGTGAAAATCCGGAGCGGATCACAGCCGAATTGGCTGTTGATGGCATTGATATGGAGATTGGGCGAGTCACAGATGTTCGCGGTAGCGCTTTGCTTCGCATTGAACATTCGAGCGGCAGCGGCAAGATAGAAGTCAAACCCTCCCGCATTCGGTTAGGCGGAATGAACGCGGAGTTTAACGGTGCTTTCGGACCGGAACCGGACGCTGAAAACAATACTGGTGGCCCAAGCTATCGCTTTGAAGTGCTGACGAGTTCTGCCACCAGCATGCCAGCGGAATCAACAGATCCGGAATTGGCTTTCGGCGTGAAAATCGCCGGTCGCTTCCTGGCCAATCAACAACGGCTCCAGTTCTCCAATCTTGATGTCCAAACCAATACGGGCGAACTATACGGCCAGGGAAGCATGGGCTTTGGCAGCGGCTCGCCTGAAATGATTTTCATGCTGCGCATTCCAAAAATGGCAGTCGCGGACGCAAAACATCTTTGGCCAATCGATGTGGCTGATGGCGCGCGTGAGTGGGTTCTGAAGAACCTCTTTGGCGGCACATTGAAGGATAGCCGCATTGATATTTCTCTGGCAGGCGGACGCTTCAATGGTCCCGGTCTGCCGCCGCCGTTGACGGGTGAGGAAATCAAGGCCGATTTCAATGTTTCCGACACGCGGTTTGATGTGATTGGCGAACTGCCTCCTGTCCGCGACGTTGCTGGCAGTATTTCGGTGCGGGGTGCGCATACAACAATCAAATTGGCAAATAGCGTTGCATACACGCCGGATAATCGCAAGGCGTCTGTTTCAGACGGAACGTTGATTATCCCCTGGGGCCCGCAGCGACCAGTTATCGCTGACCTTGATTTGCTCGTTTCAGGCGACGCCGCAGCGATCGCGGAAATTGCGGGCAAGAAGCCCATCGATGTATTGAAGAACGTGCCTTTCAAGCCTGAAGACGCGACAGGAGATGTTAAGGCGCGCGTGAAAGTCGGTTTCGCCGTTTCCAAAGATGCACCACCCGGAAC
This sequence is a window from Ochrobactrum quorumnocens. Protein-coding genes within it:
- a CDS encoding N-acetylmuramoyl-L-alanine amidase, translated to MFVLLVMMCAGFFQAGSAMAANSGKDPLSALTYRMAGDDLRMRVVVMFDREPEYSTLMFGNPHRLVFDLPETRFGFDEKSLAARGLVSHVRYGLVGNHRSRLILTLRGPFSVENIQVIKNETAPGYRLVADIVASSDREFAAKLASQHDVTGSTERKQGNGNAALLSESGGARPFIVMVDPGHGGIDSGAESLSGIKEKDLTLAFGQELRDRLAKEKNIKVLMTRDDDTFLRLSERVRLARQQEADLFISIHADTINQTDIRGATVYTISDKASDSVARAMAERENKSDSVGGAVPEELPEVADILLDLTRRETHTFSLSFAEKVISSLQGEVNLINNPHRFAGFQVLRAPDVPSVLIEIGYLSNAEDEKLISNPEWRRKLADRIARAIKSFEAQKHPDTLSKG
- a CDS encoding penicillin-binding protein 1A; protein product: MVRLIGYFFGIGTVLALLVAGAVAIYIGSLTKELPDYEVLAKYEPPVMTRVHASDGSLMAEFARERRMYLPIQAVPNRVKAAFISAEDKTFYEHHGLDFGGLARAVLTNVKNMGSGRRPVGASTITQQVAKNFLLSSNQTYDRKIKEAILAMRIEQAYSKDRILELYLNEIFFGLGAYGIASAALTYFDKSVGELSIAETAYLAALPKGPNNYHPFRFPDRAIERRNWVIDRMAENGYITTQEAEEAKKEPLGVKTRTATHYLFASEYFSEEVRRQIIQKYGVDALYEGGLSVRTTLNPTMQVEARKSLQTALLRYDEARGWRGPLKHAELGSDWATAFGDLQAYPDVPEWQLAVVLNVSAAGADIGLQPDVEGSGSRSKERTRAFIAADDMKWAMRVTNIGGKRGSAKSPEGVLNTGDIVYVSKIGDGESRFRLQQPPKLQGALVAMDPHTGRVLSMVGGFSFGESEFNRATQAYRQPGSSFKPFVYAAALDNGYTPASVVLDGPLEVNQGGALGVWAPKNYSGKFSGPSTLRYGIEQSRNVMTVRLAQDMGMKTVAEYAERFGIYDKMLPVLSMALGAGETTVLRMVTAYSVIANGGQSITPSMIDRIQDRYGKTVFKHDARQCEGCNAQQWSNQEEPTLIDNRDQVLDPMTAYQITSMMEGVVQRGTAQLLKSLDRPLAGKTGTTNDEKDAWFVGFTPDLVVGVFMGYDTPTPLGRGGTGGGLAAPVFKEFMGQALAGTPKVDFRVPEGMTLIAINRKTGMRTNKGDPNLIMEAFKPGTGPSDTYSVIGMDQYREGSPVQPQSPQATRAINSGSGGLY
- the prfB gene encoding peptide chain release factor 2 (programmed frameshift), coding for MRAEIETLVDEIQQAISLLRRHLDWDQAIKRLGYLNQRAEDPTLWNDAQEAQKLMRERQQLEDSINGINTLKQTLNDSVELIAMGEEEGDKSIIADAENTIRELKQEVDSRQIDMLLSGEADANDTYLEVHAGAGGTESQDWASMLLRMYTRWAERSGRKVEVMEVHYGEEAGIKSASILIKGHNSYGMAKTESGVHRLVRISPYDSNARRHTSFASIWVYPVIDDNIDVQVTEADVRIDTYRASGAGGQHVNTTDSAVRITHIATGIVVQCQAERSQHKNREKAWSMLRARLYENELKKREEATDAANANKTEIGWGHQIRSYVLQPYQLVKDLRTGVESTNPQEVLDGAVTPFMEAALAHRIHGGAELIEDID
- the bcp gene encoding thioredoxin-dependent thiol peroxidase, which translates into the protein MARPQVGDLAPDFTLPSDSDTITLSSLKGKPVVLYFYPKDDTSGCTKEAIAFSQLKPEFDKIGARVIGLSPDSAEKHAKFRKKHELTVDLAADEDRTALEAYGVWVEKSMYGRKYMGVERATFLIDVEGRIAHVWEKVKVAGHAEVVLEVARAL
- a CDS encoding RNA-binding protein produces the protein MKRIERLAAEGADGIVLPSMRSRRSFMSWCSHAFLSLCIVLVLIGGVGFVVLRGGVNSDLLRDEAQKSLSGILGQDASATIGSAGLSLDQNSLVAMEARDVSIVDPKQGIEIKNIKSVRLGLAPLPLLTGKVRVAELEVDGASFDLPEQEGAGFWKSLPYDKRGYIDFDAVSEELFSTMRRNLELLRDQNTQAIGLLNTTICFKTGDTQQSIVVQKLRLVENSGKISVQGSVIWQNKTITVDGSIDRKGHENDLDAFQIKVSNLPIDLRSPEEVAPVIDGNRVNPAHFDLNGKASLAISGRAANGENPERITAELAVDGIDMEIGRVTDVRGSALLRIEHSSGSGKIEVKPSRIRLGGMNAEFNGAFGPEPDAENNTGGPSYRFEVLTSSATSMPAESTDPELAFGVKIAGRFLANQQRLQFSNLDVQTNTGELYGQGSMGFGSGSPEMIFMLRIPKMAVADAKHLWPIDVADGAREWVLKNLFGGTLKDSRIDISLAGGRFNGPGLPPPLTGEEIKADFNVSDTRFDVIGELPPVRDVAGSISVRGAHTTIKLANSVAYTPDNRKASVSDGTLIIPWGPQRPVIADLDLLVSGDAAAIAEIAGKKPIDVLKNVPFKPEDATGDVKARVKVGFAVSKDAPPGTLTWNADIGFSNLAISKPVGGSMVSNADGSIKVDQTAAFITADAKLDGVPAKISMTEPVDRSGPTKREQKIKLELDDSSRNKLLPGLKDLFSGPISVDLGMEENGKRHVSADLDRTQVDLPWLSWRKGSGVPAKATFDLIKSTGNDGKLDIRNLVLTGDAFGAKGNLSIAGGDFQSADFSDIRLTRSDRLSVKATKSSGGYRVTIRGSQFDARSIIKQVSDIQKKSGGSGGKSPRVVVSAQIDEVSGFNDEKLRNVAVSYENAGSKISGVSVNAVTTSGQAFVATNNDQGDARSISLQSNDAGAVLRFFDFYDKMRGGKITVGLAGQGNGPLSGQIDARNFAIINEPRLAKIVSSSPSSGGTSLNQAVKRDIDVSRVDIERGFSLIEKGEGYLKLSKGVVRGPSVGTTFQGTLYDPRGNMSITGTFMPAYGVNRIFGEVPIFGALLGNGRDRGLLGITFKLEGSAKQPQVIVNPISIIAPGIFRSIFEF